In Paenibacillus algicola, a genomic segment contains:
- a CDS encoding YpuI family protein produces the protein MPADNLQNLCAETREKLKSAISMIEPFLNEHTLSQLAADQDEETVQFYKGFLSDLRHLLAFSEVSYEKLGVVQRRSNFDEDFAHKALYNVYHRCVNVFFYPKNESYSEDGRYAYTGQDAIRFRKKPVRPVRDVILNITRTYEELRDDLAYYESDYLTERRLQSERKHA, from the coding sequence ATGCCAGCTGACAATCTTCAGAATCTGTGTGCGGAGACAAGGGAAAAACTGAAATCCGCCATAAGCATGATCGAGCCATTTCTAAATGAACACACCCTGTCTCAGCTAGCCGCAGACCAGGATGAAGAGACTGTTCAATTTTACAAGGGATTTCTTTCCGATCTCCGCCATCTGCTTGCGTTCTCTGAGGTTTCTTACGAGAAGCTGGGTGTTGTGCAGCGCCGTTCGAACTTCGATGAGGATTTCGCACACAAGGCGTTGTATAACGTGTACCACCGCTGTGTAAACGTCTTCTTCTACCCGAAGAACGAGAGCTATTCCGAGGATGGACGCTATGCTTACACAGGTCAGGACGCGATTCGTTTCCGCAAGAAGCCGGTTCGTCCGGTAAGAGATGTCATTTTGAACATTACCCGAACCTATGAAGAGCTGCGTGACGATCTGGCTTATTACGAAAGCGACTACCTTACAGAACGCCGTCTTCAATCTGAACGTAAACACGCTTAA
- a CDS encoding DUF1540 domain-containing protein — MANGAKPYVKCSVSNCNYWGEQNVCQADMIMIEIDKHSDVHLNDEFAGEAFVDNHRVVADTSSSTCCLTFRPKE; from the coding sequence ATGGCCAATGGAGCCAAGCCATATGTGAAATGCAGTGTGAGTAACTGCAATTATTGGGGAGAACAAAATGTCTGTCAGGCCGACATGATCATGATTGAAATTGACAAGCATTCCGATGTACATCTAAATGATGAATTTGCCGGTGAGGCGTTTGTGGACAACCACCGGGTTGTTGCTGACACCTCGTCGTCCACCTGCTGCTTAACCTTCAGGCCAAAAGAGTAA